In Candidatus Buchananbacteria bacterium, the DNA window AGACACTATGCTCACATTGACTGTCCTGGTCACGCTGACTACGTTAAAAACATGGTTACCGGTGCCGCTCAGATGGACGGTGCGATTTTGGTTGTTGCCGCTACCGACGGTCCAATGCCTCAGACCCGCGAGCACATTTTGCTTGCTCGTCAGGTTGGCGTACCAGCCATGGTAGTATTTTTGAATAAAGTTGATCAGGTTAAAGACCCTGAATTAATTGACTTGGTTGAAGAAGAGGTTCGCGATTTGTTGAAGAAATATGAATTCCCTGGCGATGAGATCCCAGTGGTTCGCGGTTCAGCTTTGAAAGCTTTGGAAAATCCAACTGATGCTGAAGCTACCAAGTGTCTTGAAGATTTGGTTAAGGCGATTGACACCTATATCCCAGAACCAGTTCGAGACGTTGATAAACCTTTCTTGATGCCGATTGAAGATATCTTCTCAATCGAAGGTCGCGGTACTGTTGCTACCGGTCGTATTGAACGCGGCGTCTTGAAATTGAACGATGAAGTTGAAATTGTCGGTCTGCGCGACACCCAAAAGACTGTCGTTACCGGCATTGAAATGTTCAACAAATCACTGGACGAAGGTCGCGCTGGTGATAACGCTGGTATTTTGCTTCGCGGTACCAAAAAGGATGATATTGAGCGTGGTCAGGTTATGGCCAAGCCTGGTAGCATCACCCCACATACCGAATACGAAGCTCAGGTATATATCTTGAGCAAAGAAGAAGGCGGACGACACAGTCCTTTCTTCAAGGGGTACAAGCCACAGTTCTACATTGGAACTGCAGACGTTACCGGTGAAGTAATTTTGCCAGAAGGTACTGAAATGGTTATGCCTGGTGATACCATTAAATTGGTCATCAAGTTGATTAAACCGGTTGCTTTGGAAGAAAAACAGCGCTTTGCTATCCGCGAAGGCGGACGAACAATTGGTGCTGGTTCAGTAACTAAGATTATTAAGTAATGTTATAAAGTCCCTGGGGCCTTACACGGCCCCGGGGACTTTAAATCAAGTTCTTTACTAAAGAAACAATGGTAGCAATTAAAAGAATTCCAGTTTCTTCTAAGAAAGCTGAAGAAGCCGAGGAAAGCAAACAAAAAATTAGAATCAAAATCAGAGCGTACGATCACAAAATCATTGATCAGTCTACCAAGACGATCATGGATACGATCAAGCGAACTGGTGCATCTTTTATTGGCCCGATTCCGTTGCCAACCGAAAAGAAAAAGTACACCGTACTTAAATCTTCGTTTGTCCACAAGGATGCCAGAGGTCAGTATGAAATGCGGATTCATAAGCGTTTACTTGATATCATTGAACCGACACCAAAAACTGTTGATTCTTTACAGAGCTTGAATTTGCCGGCCGGAGTTGATGTTGAAATCAAGATGGCCTAAGGGTATATAAGTTTTAACTGCCTGGTAAGGTAAAACCAAAGTGACAGTTAAGGATACAAAGAAAGCTTTCTAAAACATGTTTTTAGAAAAAACCTTTGTAGCTTTGATGGTCGCTGATGAAAGTATTAACAACCTTAATTAAAAAAGCCAACAATTTGCCAGCTATAACAAGCTATCTGGCTCTTTGAGGCAGGTTTTTATTTTGAAACGAGATTATGAAATTTATTTTAGCTGAAAAACAGGACATGACCCAGAAGTTCGGTACCGACGGAACTGTTATTCCCGTTACCAAAGTGACTGCTGGTCCTTGTGTTGTTACTCAGGTTAAACAAATGGATACCGACGGTTATGTTGCAGTTCAGGTTGGTTTTGGCGCCAAAAAGAAATTAACCAAATCAGTTAAGGGACATTTGAAAAATTTAGGTAAT includes these proteins:
- the tuf gene encoding elongation factor Tu; its protein translation is MADKFERSKPHLNVGTIGHVDHGKTTLTAALLTYLNAKGMKATQRSVDQIDSAPEEKARGITIATAHVEYESDTRHYAHIDCPGHADYVKNMVTGAAQMDGAILVVAATDGPMPQTREHILLARQVGVPAMVVFLNKVDQVKDPELIDLVEEEVRDLLKKYEFPGDEIPVVRGSALKALENPTDAEATKCLEDLVKAIDTYIPEPVRDVDKPFLMPIEDIFSIEGRGTVATGRIERGVLKLNDEVEIVGLRDTQKTVVTGIEMFNKSLDEGRAGDNAGILLRGTKKDDIERGQVMAKPGSITPHTEYEAQVYILSKEEGGRHSPFFKGYKPQFYIGTADVTGEVILPEGTEMVMPGDTIKLVIKLIKPVALEEKQRFAIREGGRTIGAGSVTKIIK
- the rpsJ gene encoding 30S ribosomal protein S10, giving the protein MVAIKRIPVSSKKAEEAEESKQKIRIKIRAYDHKIIDQSTKTIMDTIKRTGASFIGPIPLPTEKKKYTVLKSSFVHKDARGQYEMRIHKRLLDIIEPTPKTVDSLQSLNLPAGVDVEIKMA